Proteins encoded within one genomic window of Streptomyces kaniharaensis:
- a CDS encoding nucleosidase, which translates to MRLLGTIAPDRPLLVVAVREEAAYLDDRLPVLLTGIGKINAAAALATVLAQGEKPDEVINLGTAGALRPGWEGTHHVTQVIQHDLDSPALLALTGRSYGAPLIVGRGDGPVLATGDLFVSDPAARDRLAEHADLVDMEGYAVATVAHRAGLPVRLIKHVSDEAGDGAAHSWRESVDDCARHLAHWVAAQGW; encoded by the coding sequence ATGCGCCTGCTTGGAACGATCGCCCCCGACCGCCCGCTGCTCGTCGTCGCCGTCCGCGAGGAGGCCGCCTACCTCGACGACCGGCTGCCCGTGCTGCTCACCGGGATAGGGAAGATCAACGCCGCCGCGGCGCTCGCCACCGTCCTCGCCCAGGGCGAGAAGCCCGACGAGGTGATCAACCTCGGCACCGCCGGCGCGCTGCGCCCCGGCTGGGAGGGCACCCACCACGTCACCCAGGTCATCCAGCACGACCTCGACAGCCCCGCCCTGCTCGCCCTCACCGGCCGCAGCTACGGCGCCCCGCTGATCGTCGGAAGGGGCGACGGCCCGGTGCTCGCCACCGGCGACCTCTTCGTCTCCGATCCGGCCGCCCGCGACCGCCTCGCCGAGCATGCCGACCTGGTCGACATGGAGGGCTACGCCGTCGCCACCGTCGCCCACCGCGCCGGCCTCCCGGTCCGCCTGATCAAGCACGTCAGCGACGAGGCCGGCGACGGCGCCGCCCACTCCTGGCGCGAGTCCGTCGACGACTGCGCCCGTCACCTCGCCCACTGGGTCGCCGCCCAGGGCTGGTGA
- a CDS encoding DinB family protein, which produces MTENTAPSKRSDNRPPGINADEPTTLLSFLDYLREAVIGKLAGLSDEDARRPKVASGTSLLWLVRHLTVVELNWFEWAYQGIGEEPRESDEVPLDGATVAEEIAAYRDAIARANKVAAAVGADLDRPGARSLRPGGEAPSMRWVLVHMIEETGRHAGHADIIREQLDGAVGR; this is translated from the coding sequence GTGACCGAGAACACCGCGCCGAGCAAGCGCTCAGATAACCGTCCGCCCGGCATCAACGCCGACGAGCCGACCACGCTGCTGTCATTCCTCGACTACCTGCGCGAGGCCGTCATCGGCAAGCTCGCCGGGCTGTCCGACGAGGACGCGCGGCGGCCCAAGGTGGCCTCCGGGACCAGCCTGCTGTGGCTGGTGCGGCACCTGACCGTGGTCGAGCTCAACTGGTTCGAGTGGGCCTACCAGGGGATCGGCGAGGAGCCCCGGGAGTCCGACGAGGTCCCGCTGGACGGGGCCACCGTGGCGGAGGAGATCGCCGCGTACCGGGACGCGATCGCCCGGGCGAACAAGGTGGCCGCCGCCGTCGGCGCGGACCTCGACCGGCCGGGCGCCCGCTCGCTGCGGCCGGGTGGCGAGGCGCCGTCGATGCGCTGGGTGCTCGTCCACATGATCGAGGAGACCGGACGGCACGCCGGGCACGCCGACATCATCCGCGAGCAGCTGGACGGGGCCGTCGGGCGCTGA
- a CDS encoding sigma-70 family RNA polymerase sigma factor — protein sequence MDENMTPADLFEEHRPHLRAVAYRMLGSIAEAEDAVQEAWLRYDRTDTSGVTNLGGWLTTVASRVCLNLLRSRAQRREEPLEAGESGGPRIPDPLIGREGVVDPEQEVVLADSVGLALMVVMESLSPAERVAFVLHDLFAVPFEEIAPLIERTAAAARQLASRARRRVQGKAPAPDKDLARQRVAVDAFFAAARDGDLDALVAVLDPDVVLRSDGGALRARHTVVFAGAATVAGQAVLWGGLSPFARPALINGAAGAVVIGPNGTAMSVMAFTVVAGAIVSIEVLTDPERLNALDLSVFDA from the coding sequence GTGGACGAGAACATGACGCCGGCCGACCTGTTCGAGGAGCACCGGCCCCATCTGCGCGCCGTCGCGTACCGGATGCTCGGCTCGATCGCCGAGGCCGAGGACGCCGTCCAGGAGGCGTGGCTGCGGTACGACCGCACCGACACGAGCGGGGTGACGAATCTCGGCGGCTGGCTGACCACGGTGGCCTCCCGGGTCTGCCTGAACCTGCTGCGCTCGCGCGCGCAGCGCCGGGAGGAGCCGCTGGAGGCAGGCGAGTCGGGTGGGCCGCGCATCCCGGATCCGCTGATCGGGCGGGAGGGCGTGGTGGATCCCGAGCAGGAGGTGGTGCTCGCGGACTCGGTGGGGCTGGCGCTGATGGTGGTGATGGAGTCGCTGTCGCCGGCCGAGCGGGTCGCGTTCGTGCTGCACGACCTGTTCGCGGTGCCGTTCGAGGAGATCGCCCCGCTGATCGAGCGAACCGCCGCCGCGGCCCGCCAGCTGGCCAGCCGGGCCCGCCGCCGGGTGCAGGGGAAGGCGCCGGCGCCCGACAAGGACCTGGCCCGGCAGCGGGTGGCGGTGGACGCGTTCTTCGCCGCCGCCCGCGACGGCGACCTCGACGCGCTGGTGGCCGTCCTCGACCCGGACGTGGTGCTGCGCTCGGACGGCGGCGCGCTGCGGGCCCGGCACACGGTGGTGTTCGCGGGTGCTGCCACGGTGGCCGGCCAGGCGGTGCTGTGGGGCGGGCTGTCGCCGTTCGCGCGCCCGGCGCTGATCAACGGTGCGGCGGGCGCGGTGGTGATCGGCCCCAACGGCACGGCCATGTCCGTCATGGCGTTCACGGTCGTGGCGGGCGCGATCGTCTCGATCGAGGTGCTGACCGACCCGGAGCGGCTGAACGCGCTGGACCTCTCGGTCTTCGACGCCTGA
- a CDS encoding cysteine hydrolase family protein, whose protein sequence is MTNTDAFDAPLTLDPDAVLIVIDVQKGFEDHDFWGPRDNPQAEQRIAELIAVWQETDRPIVTVQHASSSGPLVEGTPGYALKDFVAGITPALHITKTVNSAFYGTPDLHAWLQERGARQLVVTGIITNVCNETTARMAGNLGYDAVFPVDAMHAFDMTGPDGVTVPAAELARATGTVLHAMRFAKVVTTGTVLKAAGAQISGE, encoded by the coding sequence ATGACGAACACCGACGCCTTCGACGCCCCGCTCACCCTCGACCCCGACGCCGTCCTGATCGTGATCGACGTTCAGAAGGGTTTCGAGGACCACGACTTCTGGGGCCCTCGCGACAACCCGCAGGCCGAGCAGCGGATCGCCGAGCTGATCGCCGTCTGGCAGGAGACGGACCGGCCGATCGTCACCGTCCAGCACGCCTCCTCGTCCGGCCCTCTGGTGGAAGGGACGCCCGGCTACGCGCTGAAGGACTTCGTCGCCGGCATCACCCCGGCCCTGCACATCACGAAGACCGTCAACTCCGCCTTCTACGGCACCCCGGACCTGCACGCCTGGCTCCAGGAGCGCGGCGCACGGCAGCTGGTGGTCACCGGGATCATCACCAACGTGTGCAACGAGACCACCGCCCGTATGGCCGGCAACCTCGGCTACGACGCGGTCTTCCCCGTCGACGCCATGCACGCGTTCGACATGACCGGCCCGGACGGCGTGACCGTGCCGGCGGCCGAACTCGCCCGCGCCACCGGCACCGTGCTGCATGCGATGCGGTTCGCCAAGGTGGTCACCACCGGCACCGTGCTGAAGGCCGCCGGGGCTCAGATCAGCGGCGAGTAG
- a CDS encoding GlxA family transcriptional regulator translates to MRTVGCLIFDGVRAFDYAVVGEVWARRPGVPAFDLRVCGPERTRVRLGGGLERVPDFGLDALAGCDLVVVPGVEDPGAPRDPSVLAALREVSARGVPVAALCAGAFVLAESGLLDGREATTHWALAPELARRFPAVEVRPEVLFTGGDGLWTSAGVAAGIDLCLHLVRAAHGQQAAATIARVMVTAPFRAGGQAQFIPSPVPEERGDDCLAAARAEILASLDHPWTVRRMAAAAMMSERSFARRFVAATGTTPLRWLLEHRVLAAQRLLEETDLPVDTIATRCGFGSAVSLRPAFVSRLGVAPREYRRAFRAT, encoded by the coding sequence ATGCGAACGGTGGGGTGTCTGATCTTCGACGGGGTGCGGGCCTTCGACTACGCGGTGGTCGGGGAGGTGTGGGCGAGGCGGCCCGGGGTGCCGGCGTTCGACCTGCGGGTGTGCGGGCCCGAAAGGACGCGGGTCCGGCTCGGGGGCGGGCTGGAGCGGGTGCCGGACTTCGGGCTGGACGCGTTGGCCGGGTGCGACCTGGTCGTCGTGCCCGGGGTGGAGGACCCGGGCGCACCGCGGGACCCGTCCGTCCTCGCAGCGCTGCGGGAGGTGTCCGCGCGCGGAGTGCCCGTGGCCGCGCTGTGTGCGGGCGCGTTCGTGCTGGCCGAGTCGGGCCTGCTGGACGGCCGCGAAGCCACCACGCACTGGGCGCTCGCCCCCGAACTCGCTCGCCGCTTCCCGGCGGTGGAAGTGAGGCCGGAAGTGCTGTTCACCGGCGGGGACGGCTTGTGGACCTCGGCCGGCGTCGCGGCCGGCATCGACCTGTGCCTGCACCTGGTACGCGCCGCCCACGGCCAGCAGGCCGCCGCGACGATCGCCCGCGTCATGGTCACCGCGCCCTTCCGGGCGGGCGGCCAGGCGCAGTTCATCCCGTCCCCGGTCCCGGAGGAGCGGGGCGACGACTGCCTGGCTGCCGCCCGCGCCGAGATCCTCGCCTCCCTCGACCACCCGTGGACCGTCCGCCGGATGGCCGCCGCCGCGATGATGTCGGAACGCTCCTTCGCCCGCCGCTTCGTCGCCGCCACCGGCACCACCCCGCTGCGCTGGCTCCTCGAACACCGCGTCCTCGCCGCGCAGCGCCTGCTGGAGGAAACCGACCTCCCCGTCGACACCATCGCCACCCGCTGCGGCTTCGGCTCCGCCGTCTCCCTGCGCCCCGCCTTCGTCTCCCGCCTCGGTGTCGCGCCGCGCGAGTACCGGAGAGCGTTCCGGGCGACCTGA
- a CDS encoding TolB family protein, whose protein sequence is MAAALTVTAAPPAHADPAWGPTAQVDLGVNGARPDHPSFSLGISTDGRYALFRSEATNLLPGTGKTGFGLYVRDLRNGRTELVSLADHGTPLAAVGETAGISGDGRYVVFSSGATNVVSGQATKGGSNVYVRDRATGRTQLVTAGTASGGDQNNRGAYAPTISADGRHVAYMSTRTDLVPGAATKPGARNVYVTDRVTGATRLVTAGADGQPANGDSDHPTISADGTTVGFSSKASNLLPQKPQAAEAPAELLRLRYTSLYTYDLDSGRTTLASLDASGGTGAAAPAIRLSPDGRYAVYALGASPLPGGKARTELFIHDLWTEEARSIRTSANPAAICWADPSAAITADDRWIYFVGGCSDTEIPAWKARYDLYRQDLTTGRTEPISTAPDGSNQNGAAGDPFVADDGTTVVFRSTSTNILPGSTGAGAGPDWQVYARTLTDD, encoded by the coding sequence GTGGCCGCGGCCCTCACCGTCACCGCCGCCCCACCCGCCCACGCCGATCCGGCCTGGGGCCCGACCGCCCAGGTCGACCTCGGGGTGAACGGCGCCCGGCCGGACCACCCGTCGTTCAGCCTCGGGATCAGCACGGACGGCCGCTACGCGCTGTTCCGCTCGGAGGCGACGAACCTGCTGCCCGGGACCGGGAAGACCGGGTTCGGCCTGTACGTCCGCGACCTCCGGAACGGCCGGACCGAACTCGTCAGCCTGGCCGACCACGGCACCCCGCTGGCCGCTGTTGGCGAGACGGCGGGGATCAGCGGCGACGGCCGCTACGTGGTGTTCAGCAGCGGCGCCACCAACGTGGTGTCCGGGCAGGCCACCAAGGGCGGGTCCAACGTCTACGTCCGCGACCGCGCCACCGGCCGCACCCAACTCGTCACCGCCGGCACCGCGAGCGGCGGGGACCAGAACAACCGCGGCGCCTACGCCCCGACCATCAGCGCCGACGGCCGCCACGTCGCCTACATGTCCACTCGCACCGACCTCGTACCGGGAGCCGCCACCAAGCCCGGCGCGCGGAACGTCTACGTCACCGACCGCGTCACCGGAGCCACCCGCCTGGTCACCGCCGGCGCCGACGGCCAGCCCGCCAACGGCGACTCGGACCATCCGACGATCAGCGCGGACGGCACCACCGTCGGCTTCAGCTCCAAGGCCTCGAACCTGCTCCCGCAGAAGCCCCAAGCGGCCGAGGCCCCCGCTGAACTGCTCCGCCTGCGCTACACCAGCCTCTACACCTACGACCTCGACAGCGGCCGCACCACCCTCGCGAGCCTCGACGCGAGCGGAGGAACGGGCGCCGCAGCCCCGGCAATCCGGCTCAGCCCCGACGGGCGCTACGCCGTCTACGCCCTCGGCGCGAGCCCGCTGCCGGGCGGCAAGGCCCGCACGGAGCTCTTCATCCACGACCTGTGGACGGAGGAGGCGAGGAGCATCCGGACGTCGGCCAACCCGGCGGCGATCTGCTGGGCGGACCCGTCGGCGGCCATCACTGCCGACGACCGGTGGATCTACTTCGTCGGAGGCTGCTCCGACACCGAGATCCCCGCCTGGAAGGCCCGGTACGACCTCTACCGCCAGGACCTGACGACCGGACGCACCGAGCCGATCAGTACAGCCCCCGACGGATCGAACCAGAACGGCGCCGCGGGCGACCCGTTCGTGGCGGACGACGGGACGACGGTGGTCTTCCGCTCCACCAGTACCAACATCCTCCCCGGCAGCACGGGCGCCGGCGCCGGCCCCGACTGGCAGGTGTACGCCCGGACGCTGACCGACGACTGA
- a CDS encoding YciI family protein yields the protein MKYIAMIYGNQEKWNAFPAEEWPAAIAKVEAFNTKYRETGELLGAYGLADAAAVQLVRRADGAPVVTDGPYLETKEYVASFYLLDCESLERAQQIAADFPFADEDPIELWPILHESPANATSPANAASPTDVASPTDVADA from the coding sequence ATGAAGTACATCGCGATGATCTACGGCAACCAGGAGAAGTGGAACGCCTTCCCCGCCGAGGAGTGGCCCGCGGCGATCGCCAAGGTCGAGGCGTTCAACACCAAGTACCGCGAGACCGGCGAACTCCTCGGCGCGTACGGCCTCGCGGATGCCGCCGCCGTCCAGCTGGTGCGCCGGGCGGACGGTGCCCCGGTCGTCACCGACGGGCCGTACCTGGAAACCAAGGAGTACGTGGCCAGCTTCTACCTCCTCGACTGCGAGAGCCTGGAGCGCGCCCAGCAGATCGCCGCCGACTTCCCGTTCGCGGACGAGGACCCGATCGAACTGTGGCCGATCCTGCACGAGTCCCCGGCGAACGCGACGAGCCCGGCGAACGCGGCGAGCCCGACGGACGTGGCGAGCCCGACGGACGTGGCGGACGCGTGA
- a CDS encoding RNA polymerase sigma factor — protein sequence MSSLNHGVEDLLRELAPQVLGVLVRRHGGSAFDACEDAVQEALLAAALQWRPENGGIPENPRGWLVTVASRRLVDHVRSESARRRREEALALATPQSALLAHAADSAAPVPDRDDSLALLFLCCHPVLSAPSRIALTLRAVGGLSTAQIAAAFLVPEATMAQRISRAKQTIKGLSLDAGVERLAEVRHVLYLVFNEGYTATGGEELTAPRLSTEAIRLTRMLLGLVPEDAETAGLLALMLLTDARRPARTGPAGELVLLADQDRSRWDRELLAEGVELIERTLPCGQAGPYQVQAAIAAVHGEAEHAEATDWPQVLALYDLLLRFDANPVVALNRAVAVAMVHGPAAGLDLLAELAGDKRLARHHRLLAVRAHLLELQGDSDGAARAYREAAARTASTPERRHLVGRAQRLA from the coding sequence GTGAGCTCGCTGAACCACGGCGTCGAGGACCTGCTGCGCGAGCTGGCGCCGCAGGTCCTCGGCGTGCTCGTCCGCCGGCACGGCGGCTCGGCCTTCGACGCGTGCGAGGACGCCGTGCAGGAGGCGCTGCTGGCCGCCGCCCTGCAATGGCGGCCCGAGAACGGCGGGATCCCGGAGAACCCGCGCGGCTGGCTGGTGACGGTCGCCTCCCGCCGGCTGGTCGACCACGTGCGCAGCGAGTCGGCGCGGCGGCGCCGGGAGGAGGCACTGGCCCTCGCCACCCCGCAGTCCGCGTTGCTCGCGCACGCCGCCGACTCCGCCGCGCCCGTCCCGGACCGGGACGACTCGCTCGCCCTCCTCTTCCTCTGCTGCCACCCGGTACTGTCCGCGCCGAGCCGGATCGCGCTGACGCTGCGGGCCGTCGGCGGCCTGAGCACGGCGCAGATCGCCGCGGCCTTCCTGGTGCCCGAGGCGACGATGGCGCAGCGGATCAGCCGGGCCAAGCAGACGATCAAGGGGCTCTCCCTGGACGCGGGTGTCGAGCGGCTCGCCGAGGTGCGGCACGTGCTCTACCTGGTCTTCAACGAGGGCTACACCGCCACCGGCGGCGAGGAGTTGACCGCGCCGCGGCTGTCCACCGAGGCGATCCGGCTCACCCGGATGCTCCTGGGGCTCGTCCCCGAGGACGCCGAGACGGCCGGGCTGCTCGCCCTGATGCTGCTCACCGACGCCCGTCGGCCTGCGCGCACCGGACCGGCCGGGGAGCTGGTGCTGCTCGCGGACCAGGACCGCAGCCGGTGGGATCGCGAACTCCTCGCCGAAGGCGTCGAGTTGATCGAACGGACGCTGCCTTGTGGGCAGGCCGGACCGTACCAGGTGCAGGCGGCGATCGCCGCCGTGCACGGCGAGGCCGAGCACGCCGAGGCCACCGACTGGCCCCAGGTCCTGGCCCTGTACGACCTGTTGCTGCGCTTCGACGCGAATCCGGTGGTCGCGCTCAACCGGGCCGTCGCCGTGGCCATGGTCCACGGGCCGGCTGCCGGGCTCGACCTTCTCGCGGAACTTGCGGGCGACAAGCGGCTCGCCCGCCACCACCGGTTGCTTGCCGTGCGCGCCCACCTGCTGGAGTTGCAGGGGGATTCGGACGGCGCAGCCCGCGCCTACAGGGAGGCTGCCGCCCGTACCGCCAGCACGCCCGAGCGGCGGCATCTCGTAGGCCGGGCGCAGCGGTTGGCGTGA
- a CDS encoding TetR/AcrR family transcriptional regulator, with protein sequence MTDSQRSSRAATAAAKRRRLTAAAAQVLHHKGVERTAIADIAQAAGVPVGNVYYYFKTKDELVEAALTEHTATLDTLTAELDRLPDPRARLRGLVTAWVTQRETAARYGCPIGTLAVEVDKRDPGGLDESVARAVRRLLDWAAQQFRELGTDDPDGHALTLVAGYQGMSLLANALRDPEVMTREGERLLAWIDAC encoded by the coding sequence GTGACTGACTCACAGAGGTCCTCCCGGGCCGCCACCGCCGCCGCCAAGCGCCGCCGCCTCACCGCGGCCGCCGCCCAGGTCCTGCACCACAAGGGCGTCGAGCGCACCGCCATCGCCGACATCGCCCAGGCCGCCGGCGTGCCCGTGGGCAACGTCTACTACTACTTCAAGACCAAGGACGAGCTCGTCGAAGCCGCCCTCACCGAGCACACCGCCACCCTCGACACCCTCACCGCCGAACTCGACCGGCTGCCCGACCCCCGCGCCCGTCTCCGAGGCCTGGTCACCGCCTGGGTCACCCAGCGCGAGACCGCCGCACGCTACGGCTGCCCCATCGGCACGCTCGCCGTCGAGGTCGACAAGCGCGACCCGGGCGGCCTCGACGAGTCCGTCGCCCGGGCCGTCCGCCGGCTGCTGGACTGGGCGGCGCAGCAGTTCCGCGAGCTGGGCACCGACGATCCCGACGGCCACGCGCTCACCCTCGTCGCCGGCTACCAGGGCATGTCGCTCCTGGCCAACGCCCTTCGCGACCCGGAGGTGATGACGCGGGAGGGCGAGCGCCTGCTCGCCTGGATCGACGCCTGTTAG
- a CDS encoding SDR family oxidoreductase, with product MIVVTGATGNVGRELVRQLVEAGEQVTALSRRAPEGQLPPGVRHIAADLAEPAAVRPALEGAEALFLLVAGEEPQGLLKEAKAAGVRRVVLLSSQGVGTRPDVYEHAARFEAAVTASELEWTVLRSGGLASNAYAWAEPIRVHRTAAAPFGDVGLPFVDPDDVAAVAAAVLREDGHHGATYVLTGPALTTPRERAAAIADAIGETVRFEGQTREQAHAQMAAFLPLPVVEGTLAILGTPTPDEQRTGPDVEHILGRPARPFSAWAHRNAAAFR from the coding sequence GTGATCGTCGTCACCGGTGCCACGGGAAACGTCGGCCGGGAGCTCGTCCGGCAGCTCGTCGAGGCGGGGGAGCAGGTGACCGCGCTGTCCCGCCGCGCCCCCGAAGGCCAACTGCCGCCCGGCGTCCGGCACATCGCCGCCGACCTCGCCGAACCGGCCGCCGTCCGACCCGCGCTGGAGGGCGCCGAGGCGCTGTTCCTGCTGGTCGCGGGTGAGGAGCCGCAGGGGCTGCTGAAGGAGGCGAAGGCGGCGGGCGTGCGCAGGGTCGTCCTGCTCTCCTCCCAGGGCGTGGGCACCCGGCCGGACGTCTACGAGCACGCGGCGCGCTTCGAAGCGGCCGTCACCGCAAGCGAGTTGGAGTGGACGGTACTGCGCTCGGGCGGCCTCGCCTCCAACGCGTACGCGTGGGCCGAACCGATCCGCGTCCACCGCACCGCCGCCGCGCCCTTCGGGGACGTCGGCCTCCCGTTCGTCGACCCCGACGACGTGGCCGCCGTCGCCGCCGCCGTCCTGCGCGAGGACGGTCACCACGGCGCCACGTACGTCCTCACCGGCCCCGCCCTCACCACCCCGCGCGAACGGGCGGCGGCCATCGCCGACGCCATCGGCGAGACGGTCCGATTCGAGGGGCAGACCCGCGAGCAGGCCCACGCCCAGATGGCCGCGTTCCTGCCCCTCCCCGTCGTCGAGGGCACCCTCGCCATCCTGGGCACCCCCACCCCGGACGAACAGCGCACCGGCCCCGACGTCGAACACATCCTCGGCCGTCCCGCCCGGCCCTTCTCCGCCTGGGCCCACCGCAACGCGGCCGCCTTCCGCTGA
- a CDS encoding alpha/beta hydrolase, with product MAATLYTPAGLGEASGLLVFFHGGGWVVGSRASHDHVARFLAKRAWVRVLSVEYRLAPEHVFPAAADDALAAFDFAHAEAGDLGADPERIAVGGDSAGGNLAAVAALRAVRRGGPSPVFQLLLYPAADASARRPSRELFADGFSLTSDDMDWFVDHYAPERADRTDPRLSPLLAEDLSGLPPAYVGTAGFDPLRDEGEAYAEALRAAGVTVELSRQPDLIHGYAHYLGIGHRFREATAEAADALRTVLQ from the coding sequence TTGGCGGCGACGCTGTACACGCCCGCCGGGCTGGGGGAGGCGTCCGGGCTGCTCGTGTTCTTCCACGGCGGCGGCTGGGTGGTGGGCTCCCGGGCGAGCCACGACCACGTCGCGCGGTTCCTGGCGAAGCGGGCGTGGGTGCGGGTGCTGTCGGTGGAGTACCGGCTGGCGCCCGAGCACGTGTTTCCGGCGGCGGCGGACGATGCGCTGGCCGCGTTCGACTTCGCGCACGCCGAGGCGGGCGACCTGGGGGCGGATCCGGAGCGGATCGCGGTCGGCGGGGACAGCGCGGGCGGCAACCTGGCCGCGGTCGCCGCCCTGAGGGCGGTACGCCGGGGCGGGCCGTCGCCCGTCTTCCAGCTGCTGCTGTACCCGGCGGCGGACGCGTCGGCCCGGCGGCCGTCGCGGGAGCTGTTCGCGGACGGGTTCTCCCTGACGAGCGACGACATGGACTGGTTCGTCGACCACTACGCGCCCGAGCGGGCGGATCGGACGGACCCGCGGCTGTCGCCGCTGCTCGCCGAGGACCTGAGCGGCCTCCCGCCCGCGTACGTCGGTACGGCGGGCTTCGACCCGCTGCGGGACGAGGGCGAGGCGTACGCGGAGGCGCTGCGGGCGGCGGGGGTGACGGTGGAGCTGAGCCGGCAGCCGGACCTGATCCACGGGTACGCCCACTACCTCGGCATCGGGCACCGGTTCCGCGAGGCGACGGCGGAGGCGGCGGACGCGCTGCGGACGGTGCTTCAGTAG
- a CDS encoding AurF N-oxygenase family protein yields the protein MALTDPVARRHRHDDAHGHGHTAADDDVSKRLLESAATLSYDPSTEIDWDAPLPDDHYGLNPEWSTLYGTRLWGEMTERQRVTLTRHEVCSIMNTGIWFEMILQQMVLRDQYLKNPASAEFQFALTEIADECRHSIMFARACEKMGVPAYRPNKVVAQAGRAFKALAKGELAYGGALVAEEVLDVMQRDWMRGENVLDIVRGTSRIHVVEESRHMKFARQEIRERMRDASPLRRRTSATGIAMGAYVIVTSMIHPGVYKSAGLDVGRALAEARASEHRRTMMRTSSRHLMAFLAETGLLTSRSAAIYRRVHML from the coding sequence ATGGCTCTCACCGACCCGGTGGCGCGGAGACACCGCCACGACGACGCGCACGGTCACGGCCACACCGCCGCCGACGACGACGTCTCGAAGCGCCTGCTGGAGTCGGCCGCCACGCTCTCCTACGACCCCTCGACCGAGATCGACTGGGACGCACCCCTCCCGGACGACCACTACGGGCTCAACCCGGAGTGGAGCACGCTCTACGGCACCCGCCTCTGGGGCGAGATGACCGAGCGGCAGCGGGTGACCCTCACCAGGCACGAAGTCTGCTCGATCATGAACACCGGCATCTGGTTCGAGATGATCCTCCAGCAGATGGTGCTGCGCGACCAGTACCTCAAGAACCCCGCCAGCGCCGAGTTCCAGTTCGCCCTCACCGAGATCGCCGACGAGTGCCGCCACTCGATCATGTTCGCGCGCGCCTGCGAGAAGATGGGCGTGCCGGCGTACCGCCCGAACAAGGTGGTCGCGCAGGCCGGACGGGCGTTCAAGGCGCTCGCGAAGGGCGAACTCGCCTACGGCGGCGCCCTGGTGGCCGAAGAGGTGCTCGACGTCATGCAGCGCGACTGGATGCGCGGCGAGAACGTCCTGGACATCGTCCGCGGCACCTCCCGGATCCACGTCGTCGAGGAATCGCGGCACATGAAGTTCGCCCGCCAGGAGATCCGCGAACGGATGCGCGACGCGAGCCCGCTCCGCCGGCGCACCTCGGCGACCGGCATCGCCATGGGCGCGTACGTCATCGTCACCAGCATGATCCACCCGGGCGTGTACAAGTCCGCCGGGCTCGACGTCGGACGGGCGCTCGCCGAGGCGCGGGCCAGCGAGCACCGCAGGACCATGATGCGCACCAGCTCCCGGCACCTGATGGCGTTCCTCGCCGAGACCGGGCTGCTCACCAGCCGCTCGGCGGCCATCTACCGCCGCGTCCACATGCTCTGA